In the Triticum aestivum cultivar Chinese Spring chromosome 2B, IWGSC CS RefSeq v2.1, whole genome shotgun sequence genome, CGACTACACGTTACTTAATTTCTCCGGCCCGTGGATTGGGTTCTTGCAGGACGTGGGCGATCGTCTGCCTGACCGTGGCATTCGCGTGGCAGCTCTACACGCTGCGGCTGCTGGTGAACCTCCACGAGCCCGTCGCCGGCGGCACACGCTACAGCCGGTACATGCACCTCGCCACCACCGTTTTCGGTAGGTCCCCGATTCCCGCGCGCGCTTATCTCAGACTTAATTATTAGCACGGCAACGTCGTGCGGCAAACGACGTCGTCCCTTTCGCGCTCTTCCATGCTCATCACATGCATGCCTTGCCTCGGCCTTCTCCAACAGGCGAGAGATGGGGGAAGATCCTGGCCCTGCTCCCGACGATGTACCTGTCGGCGGGGACCTGCACGGCGCTCATCATCGTGGGCGGCGGCAGCATGAAGATCCTCTTCAGCATCGCCTGCGGGCCCGCGTGCCTGGCGCGGCCGCCGACCATGGTGGAGTGGTACGTCGTCTTCGTCTGCGTGGCCGTGGTGCTGTCCCAGCTCCCCAACCTCAACTCCATCGCCGGCGTGTccctggtcggggcgacggcggccgTAGGGTACTGCACCATGATCTGGGTCATTTCCGTGGCCAAGGGGAGGGTGGCCGGCGTGTCCTACGACCCGGTCAAGGCCAGCAGCGACGTCGCCAGGACCATCGCCGTCCTCAATGGCCTGGGCATCATCGCGTTCGCTTTCAGGGGGCACAATCTTGTGCTCGAGATTCAGGTAACAGTCAACCCGGGAAAAGAGATTCTCCTCCCAAGTAGTGCATGTTAGTCTCGTTATCCGTTGCTCATGTCCTTGTGCCGCTTTGAGAACGAATGGTGATGAAGAAAAGTCGCTGAGAGTGAGTGTGTTCTCTTTGCAGGGCACAATGCCGTCGACGCTGAAGCATCCTTCTCACGTGCCCATGTGGAAGGGCGTCAAGTTCGCCTACCTCGTCGTCGCTCTCTGCCTCTACCCCGTCGCCATCGGCGGCTTCTGGGCCTACGGCAACCAGATACCTCCCAACGGGATCCTGAGCGCGCTCTACAAGTTCCACGGCCGCGACGTGTCCCGGCTGGTGATCGGTCTCGCCACCCTGCTGGTGATCGTGAACTGCCTGACCACGTTCCAGATCTACGCCATGCCGGTGTTCGACAACATGGAGGCCGGGTACGTGCACAAGAAGAACCGGCCGTGCCCGTGGTGGCTGCGCGCGGGCTTCCGCGCCTTCTTCGGTGCCATCAACCTGCTGATCGCCGTCGCGCTGCCCTTCCTGTCGGAGCTCGCCGGCCTCCTCGGCGGGATATCGCTGCCGGTCACCCTGGCCTACCCGTGCTTCATGTGGCTGGCCATCATGAAGCCCGGGAGGGGCACGGCGATGTGGTGCATCAACTGGGCGCTGGGGAGCCTCGGCATGGGGCTCAGCTTCGTCCTCATAGTCGGGAACCTCTGGGGGCTCGTCGCCACTGGCCTGCATGTGCAGTTCTTCAAGCCCGCCGAGTTCCAGTGAAATTAAAGATGGAAGCAAGTTTTTTTTTTCGAGTGAAGATGGAAGCAAGTTTGCTGTCTAATCCACCAACGGAAGACATATTAATGTGATGTAATGCTGGCTTGTTTTTCCTTTTGTTTCTGAGAAATATACTAGTATGTCTTGTACTGGAACCTGAAATGTTGATTCTTTTAGAAACAAAAGCTGAACCTACGTTTCAACATACTACTACAGATCAGCTTGTAGCTTCGTTGTTTTCAGTGTCTAAAAACCTTCAGATCAGCTGATATGTACGTATATACAGTAGTGATGACAAACAATCATCAGAGACAGACCGAATGAGTTTTCAGTTGTGCATTTCAACATAAGAGCTACATCGTCCAGACACAATGTTCTACAGCGAATGTGCGACGAAGTTCAAACTATTTTAACTACAAGGAATAAACTGAAAAATCTACATGCATACTCAGATCAATCTAATGGCATCGTTTGATCCGGATGCATTCTATAGGAGACAGAAAGGTGCCTATATATCCTGTACAACATCAATGAGCCACAAGTATCTTTACCATGTTATTATATGCATCATTTAAACTAAACTAAGTATATTCACATATAGCGCGTACTAGCAGCACCGGCAGCAGATTACATCCCGGCAGGTGTAGGGTCTAGCCCGGGCTTCTAGTTCGTCCAGTGGGGGCACTGCTTCCAGAACATATCCCTTCTGTCTAGAGAGGCAGAGGTCATAGAGGTTCCTACAGATACCTTTGCTGAAAGGATGTACCTTTCTAGGAACTCCCCTGTAAGTGTCATTTGATCGATTCATTATGGTGGACTAGAGACAAGCAAATATAACTAGAAAAATGCTAGTCTTCAGCCATTTCATACCTTAGGTAAGATATTCGCTTCCGTCTGGCAATTTCATATGTTGTTTGGTTCGTAAGAG is a window encoding:
- the LOC123046322 gene encoding lysine histidine transporter-like 8, with translation MTSEVQSAPPTPRPVSAPPSQMHSPAPSRSPLRAMASPLASPVKKAVASVRGYLEEVGHITKLADPRDAWLPITASRSGNAYYAAFHNLSSGVGFQALVLPAAFASLGWTWAIVCLTVAFAWQLYTLRLLVNLHEPVAGGTRYSRYMHLATTVFGERWGKILALLPTMYLSAGTCTALIIVGGGSMKILFSIACGPACLARPPTMVEWYVVFVCVAVVLSQLPNLNSIAGVSLVGATAAVGYCTMIWVISVAKGRVAGVSYDPVKASSDVARTIAVLNGLGIIAFAFRGHNLVLEIQGTMPSTLKHPSHVPMWKGVKFAYLVVALCLYPVAIGGFWAYGNQIPPNGILSALYKFHGRDVSRLVIGLATLLVIVNCLTTFQIYAMPVFDNMEAGYVHKKNRPCPWWLRAGFRAFFGAINLLIAVALPFLSELAGLLGGISLPVTLAYPCFMWLAIMKPGRGTAMWCINWALGSLGMGLSFVLIVGNLWGLVATGLHVQFFKPAEFQ